The Pan troglodytes isolate AG18354 chromosome 8, NHGRI_mPanTro3-v2.0_pri, whole genome shotgun sequence genome window below encodes:
- the TASOR2 gene encoding protein TASOR 2 isoform X12 encodes MAPPAHKSILERSENVLMSPWKGKLIVQDRMLCDIALWSTYGAMIPTQLPQELDFKYVMQVSSLKKRLPEAAFRKQNYLEEKVCFQDLCFNLYEVELSNRQGENIDKLTECIKNKQLAIIKCLEDRGFFILLTSSALLSEPDFGSKQMGLHGLHLFHSPLSTGVKDLKVEDDISMKVIPILPTLNCALLETKKSLPEERIHPNTLVKRHFQELYKADRSPSLSVAPQDRMKDPTFLGKLPSGFDLIPPAEKCPSESLTQLNSYFSDPSAYILEVSSALDLLAEHPQSPCVSDGICDAGFSLVMTPDPEFLVSEAEVRKETETKKDSEEMLKAKKRVFPLSPASNLRVQPKRKASMPHTVQSKKVNLCRPFPKRTASRADNSSDSPTTLKLVKGQFPQKRKRVKGETASKLQSEISRDGQEDGISINSVQPENTTAAHNDLPENSIVNYDSQALNMLADLALSSATSSTPVSEARNLHCSSELPQNDVLLSKENSLRGTSDHEYHRGVKSQKGELLPNPSSDRKSNSGSDLTVSQDEESLVPCSQAPAKAQSALTEEMLESSDASQSSSVSVEHSYALLLREHSKKHLQEREILSPLFPRNGTKSPEAATPVGKVMPFWHQPGLLLQQKPPDDPVVKPKDRPTSARVKKSSCSRIVFSCDDSVKITFKCETEYAFSLDSKYTNNPLEKTVVRALHGPWNTDLPDNVEEVKLLLHMWVALFYSNQNKVIRSSRKVVEHSNPAKYVSINSTLESCELREIEESLGLEKCSADPLLETNEISRGHAAEVSFRDPNCLLPFIKTPLTQGLELCVQNEQKKAFARECDPDTQEDQNFICSYNNEVIGEEAKQESLETSNLVLSGIGSTQTNGPSVPSEEEIVQPLDSTRVASYSGTVTQATFTRTYDGPGSQPVICQSSVYGTLENKVDVLDAAMQTKTGTLQDLIQHGSRINNECHPSLERKDDNMGCAVINPEPVTLTFEKNAHVPIQTEGVNTADEPTTFNKELIKQVSPAASLRHPVSTSENAQTQGLRDIPSLVVAGQKGTKYLCASSVGRETLDKEMCSLQKEMPLPVSLPSDKTMVMEALSLVKSSSYLLPSEEVRCTQDFLSQTQSLLSLSSEGLLELTQVEVDSSSASTTLGKQCSLNCISSGCHTSGDSLELRKNHKNGPNTENMNLEAFDSVFIKQTSLSVSREVSLELSEEDSDIDLALTISPPTSPREEMPAGEIEQFEEAPFSNLELQDVAEEIGEPEEVALTESREVNSADNVSVYPSVSEEPVENKERKGDNLQPVTLILSKENCTLEIAEEINVTSDFPFDSVIEEVSPASSPEPPVPVKETRPYQAVTPCILKLHGTQCEKSNQISQCESEDLGITEKENVFVGPTHPVGQDNFTQVQQMQVSAEMPLILTHHPGRTGRPTLPGKVTEEIVSSEHDEGLSFSGKVQCYGRELNQPGSAAKCTGDFSPSPEKLVKSGNPLQPVSIENRNLDLKHLVLESSEPPFGPRNVIENKSLSDTLVSTTAPSGIVNVSVKQQTSPKSSQNHLFPGDLKTDEGIYLQVKSLTAASVDGAYSTQGCMCSVVPTLCSSSDNATLTHYVRRISAEPAFQAQEIPAGRRASLLKNGEPEAELHKETTGPGTAGPQSNTTSSLKGERKAIHTLQDVSTCETKELLNVGVSSLCAGPYQNTADTKENLSKEPLASFVSESFDTSVCGIATEHVEIENSGEGLRAEAGSETLGRDGEVSVNSDMHYELSGDSDLDLLGDCRNPKFDLEDSYTLRGSYTRKKDVPTDGYESSSNFHNNNQEDWGCSSWVPGMETSLPPGHWTAAVKKEEKCVPPYVQIRDLHGILRTYANFSITKELKDTMRTSHSLRRHPSVTANCGLPSSWTSTWQVADDLTQNTLDLEYLRFAHKLKQTIKNGDSQHSASSANVFPKESPTQISIGAFPSTKISEAPFLHPAPRSRSPLLVTVVESDPRPQGQPRRGYTASSLDSSSSWRERCSHNRDLRNSQRNHTVSFHLNKLKYNSTVKESRNDISLILNEYAEFNKVMKNSNQFIFQDKELNDVSGEATAQEMYLPFPGRSASYEDIIIDVCTNLHVKLGSVVKEACKSTFLFYLVETEDKSFFLRTKNLLRKGGHTEIEPQHFCQAFHRENDTLIIIIRNEDISSHLHQIPCLLKLKHFPSVIFAGVDSPGDVLDHTYQELFRAGGFVISDDKILEAVTLAQLKEIIKILEKLNGNGRWKWLLHYRENKKLKEDERVDSTAHKKNIMLKSFQSANIIELLHYHQCDSRSSTKAEILKCLLNLQIQHIDARFAVLLTDKPTIPREVFENSGILVTDVNNFIENIEKIAAPFRSSYW; translated from the exons TCTGTTTTCAAGATTTGTGCTTCAATTTGTATGAGGTAGAACTGTCAAACAGACAAGGggaaaatatagataaattaaCAGAATGTATTAAAAACAAGCAATTG gCAATCATCAAATGCTTAGAAGATCGAGGGTTTTTCATTTTACTTACATCATCAGCCTTACTATCAGAACCAG ATTTTGGAAGCAAGCAGATGGGTCTGCATGGGTTACATTTATTTCATTCACCCCTGTCAACAG GGGTGAAAGATTTGAAAGTTGAAGATGACATCTCAATGAAGGTGATACCTATTTTACCTACCCTTAATTGTGCCCTGCTAGAAACAAAGAAATCACTTCCTGAAGAAAGAATCCATCCAAACACATTAGTAAAGCGTCATTTCCAAGAATTGTACAAGGCGGACAGAAGCCCTTCATTGAGTGTTGCTCCGCAGGATAGAATGAAAGACCCTACATTCTTGGGGAAACTGCCCAGTGGTTTTGACTTGATTCCTCCAGCTGAAAAGTGCCCTTCAGAGTCTTTAACTCAGTTGAACTCTTATTTTTCAGACCCTAGTGCTTACATTTTGGAAGTGTCTAGTGCTTTGGACTTGCTAGCAGAGCATCCTCAGTCTCCTTGTGTTTCAGATGGAATTTGTGATGCTGGATTTTCCTTAGTTATGACTCCAGATCCTGAATTTCTTGTCTCAGAGGCAGAAGTGAGAAAAGAAACTGAAACGAAAAAGGATTCTGAAGAAATGTTGAAAGCAAAGAAGAGAGTTTTTCCATTGAGTCCAGCGTCAAATCTGAGAGTGCAGCCTAAGAGGAAGGCCAGCATGCCCCACACGGTGCAGAGTAAAAAGGTGAACTTGTGCCGCCCCTTTCCCAAAAGAACTGCTTCCAGAGCAGACAACAGCTCGGACTCTCCAACAACTCTAAAGTTAGTTAAAGGACAGTttcctcagaaaagaaaaagag TCAAAGGAGAAACTGCTTCAAAGCTTCAATCAGAAATTTCAAGAGATGGTCAAGAAGATGGGATTAGCATAAATAGTGTTCAACCAGAAAATACCACAGCGGCTCACAATGATCTTCCTGAAAACTCCATCGTCAACTATGACTCCCAGGCCCTAAATATGTTAGCCGATCTAGCATTAAGCTCTGCTACTTCTTCCACACCAGTATCTGAGGCTAGAAATCTTCACTGTTCCTCTGAATTGCCACAAAATGATGTTTTGCTCTCTAAAGAAAATTCTTTGCGAGGTACATCTGACCATGAATATCATAGAGGAGTTAAAAGTCAAAAAGGTGAATTACTACCTAACCCATCTTCTGATAGGAAGAGTAATTCTGGATCAGACTTAACTGTTAGCCAAGATGAAGAAAGCTTGGTTCCTTGTAGTCAGGCCCCTGCTAAAGCCCAGTCAGCACTTACTGAGGAAATGCTAGAATCTTCAGATGCAAGCCAAAGCTCTTCTGTTTCTGTGGAACATTCATATGCCCTGCTCCTTAGAGAACATTCAAAGAAACATCTACAGGAGAGAGAGATACTAAGCCCTCTGTTTCCCAGGAATGGGACAAAAAGCCCTGAAGCAGCAACCCCAGTGGGGAAAGTCATGCCATTTTGGCATCAGCCCGGCCTTTTGCTTCAGCAAAAGCCTCCTGACGACCCCGTGGTAAAGCCCAAGGATCGACCAACGTCTGCCCGTGTGAAAAAATCTTCCTGCTCTCGTATAGTGTTTAGCTGTGATGACTCCGTTAAGATCACTTTCAAATGTGAAACAGAATATGCATTCAGTTTAGACAGCAAATATACCAACAACCCACTGGAGAAAACTGTAGTAAGAGCATTACATGG GCCCTGGAATACTGATTTGCCTGATAATGTGGAAGAAGTGAAGCTTTTACTTCATATGTGGGTAGCTCTGTTTTACAGCAATCAGAACAAAGTCATACGATCTTCCCGAAAGGTTGTAGAACACAGCAACCCAGCAAAATATGTGTCTATAAATAGCACGTTAGAATCTTGTGAGCTCCGTGAAATTGAGGAGTCCCTTGGTTTGGAAAAATGTTCTGCAGACCCTCTGTTGGAGACTAACGAAATTTCCAGGGGTCATGCTGCTGAAGTATCCTTCCGTGATCCTAACTGCTTGCTTCCTTTCATTAAAACACCACTTACCCAAGGCTTGGAACTCTGTGtacaaaatgaacagaaaaaagcTTTTGCAAGAGAGTGTGATCCAGACACCCAAGAAGACCAGAATTTCATCTGTTCTTACAATAATGAG GTAATTGGGGAAGAAGCTAAACAAGAATCATTGGAGACTTCTAATCTTGTGCTTTCGGGTATTGGAAGTACACAAACTAATGGACCTTCTGTTCCTAGTGAAGAAGAAATTGTTCAGCCACTGGATAGCACAAGAGTGGCTTCTTACAGTGGCACTGTTACTCAAGCCACATTCACCAGGACTTACGATGGGCCTGGCAGTCAGCCAGTGATATGTCAGAGCTCTGTGTACGGTACCCTTGAAAACAAAGTGGATGTTCTTGATGCAGCAATGCAAACAAAAACAGGTACTTTACAGGACCTTATCCAACATGGCAGCCGCATAAACAATGAATGTCACCCTTCCTTGGAAAGAAAGGATGATAATATGGGGTGTGCAGTGATTAACCCGGAACCAGTTACTCTCACCTTTGAAAAAAATGCACATGTACCAATACAGACAGAAGGTGTAAATACAGCTGATGAACCTACAACCTTTAATAAGGAGTTGATTAAGCAAGTATCACCTGCTGCAAGCCTTAGACATCCTGTATCCACCTCGGAAAATGCACAAACACAAGGCCTGAGGGACATTCCCTCTCTAGTAGTTGCAGGACAGAAAGGCACTAAGTACCTTTGTGCCTCCTCAGTAGGTAGAGAGACACTTGATAAAGAAATGTGTTCATTACAGAAAGAGATGCCTCTTCCAGTCTCTCTACCATCTGATAAAACAATGGTAATGGAGGCATTATCATTAGTTAAAAGTTCTAGTTATCTATTACCCAGTGAAGAAGTGAGATGCACTCAGGATTTCCTTTCACAGACTCAGAGTCTCCTCAGCCTATCTTCAGAAGGACTTCTAGAACTGACACAGGTTGAAGTGGACTCATCATCAGCCTCTACCACCTTGGGAAAGCAGTGTTCACTTAACTGCATTTCATCAGGATGCCACACATCAGGTGACTCTTTAGAACTAAGGAAGAATCACAAGAATGGTCCAAACACTGAAAATATGAATTTGGAAGCGTTTGATTCAGTATTTATCAAACAAACAAGCCTGTCTGTGAGTAGAGAGGTCAGCCTAGAGTTATCAGAGGAAGATTCTGACATTGACTTAGCTCTAACAATATCACCACCTACAAGTCCCAGAGAAGAAATGCCAGCTGGTGAAATAGAGCAATTTGAGGAGGCCCCATTCTCAAATTTAGAACTTCAGGATGTAGCTGAGGAAATAGGTGAACCGGAAGAGGTGGCTCTCACAGAAAGCAGAGAAGTGAATTCTGCTGACAATGTGTCAGTATATCCCTCAGTGTCAGAAGAACCAGTAGAAAATAAGGAGAGAAAGGGGGATAATTTACAACCAGTTACTTTAATACTTTCTAAAGAAAATTGCACCCTTGAGATTGCAGAGGAAATTAATGTGACCTCTGATTTTCCCTTTGATTCTGTAATTGAGGAAGTATCACCAGCTTCTAGTCCTGAACCTCCAGTACCAGTTAAAGAGACACGACCATATCAGGCTGTGACTCCatgcattttaaaacttcatgGTACACAGTGTGAGAAGAGCAACCAAATCTCCCAATGTGAGTCAGAAGACTTAGgcataacagaaaaagaaaatgtttttgttggTCCTACCCATCCAGTGGGGCAAGATAACTTTACCCAGGTACAACAAATGCAGGTCTCTGCCGAAATGCCTCTAATATTAACTCATCATCCAGGAAGAACAGGTAGACCAACCCTTCCTGGTAAAGTAACTGAGGAAATTGTCTCAAGTGAGCATGATGAGGGTTTATCTTTCTCAGGAAAGGTGCAGTGCTATGGTAGGGAGTTAAACCAGCCTGGCTCAGCTGCCAAATGCACAGGTGACTTCAGTCCTTCTCCTGAAAAACTGGTAAAATCAGGAAATCCATTGCAGCCAGTTAGTATAGAGAACAGAAATTTGGACTTAAAACATCTTGTCTTGGAGTCCAGTGAACCTCCATTTGGTCCTAGAAATGTTATTGAAAATAAGTCTTTGTCTGACACATTGGTTTCCACAACTGCACCAAGTGGTATAGTGAATGTGTCAGTAAAACAGCAGACTAGCCCTAAAAGCAGTCAGAACCATCTCTTTCCCGGTGATTTGAAAACAGATGAAGGCATTTATCTGCAGGTGAAGTCCTTGACAGCTGCCTCGGTTGATGGAGCTTATTCTACACAGGGATGCATGTGCTCAGTGGTCCCCACGCTTTGTTCTTCCTCAGACAATGCTACATTAACCCATTATGTAAGACGAATAAGTGCAGAGCCAGCGTTTCAAGCACAGGAAATACCAGCAGGCAGAAGGGCCAGTTTGCTTAAGAATGGTGAGCCTGAAGCTGAGTTACATAAAGAAACCACAGGTCCAGGCACTGCTGGCCCTCAGTCCAACACCACATCTTCTCTAAAAGGTGAACGTAAAGCCATCCACACGCTGCAAGATGTGTCAACATGTGAAACAAAGGAGCTGTTGAATGTCGGGGTTTCCTCCCTTTGTGCTGGTCCCTACCAAAATACAGCAGACACCAAGGAAAACCTCAGTAAAGAGCCTTTGGCCTCCTTTGTTTCAGAATCCTTTGATACTTCTGTTTGTGGAATAGCCACAGAGCACGTAGAAATTGAGAACAGTGGGGAGGGGCTCAGGGCTGAGGCTGGTTCTGAAACCCTAGGCAGAGATGGAGAGGTCAGTGTGAATTCCGACATGCACTATGAACTCTCTGGAGATTCTGATCTAGACCTGCTTGGTGATTGTAGAAATCCCAAATTCGATTTGGAGGATTCTTATACTTTAAGAGGTAGTTACACCAGGAAAAAAGATGTTCCCACAGATGGCTATGAGTCGTCGTCGAACTTCCACAACAACAACCAAGAGGACTGGGGCTGCTCtagctgggttccaggcatggaGACGAGCCTCCCTCCCGGGCACTGGACTGCTGCggtaaagaaagaagagaagtgtGTGCCGCCTTACGTCCAAATCCGAGATCTCCACGGGATCCTCAGGACTTACGCCAACTTCTCTATAACAAAAGAACTCAAAGACACCATGAGAACTTCACACAGCCTGAGGAGGCACCCGAGTGTCACTGCAAACTGTGGCCTGCCCAGCTCCTGGACAAGCACTTGGCAGGTGGCAGACGACCTCACCCAGAACACTTTAGACCTGGAGTATCTGCGTTTTGCACATAAACTAAAACAGACCATAAAGAATGGGGATTCTCAGCATTCTGCCTCCTCTGCCAATGTCTTTCCAAAGGAGTCACCAACCCAGATCTCCATTGGTGCTTTCCCTTCGACAAAAATCTCTGAAGCCCCATTTCTGCATCCTGCACCTAGGAGCAGAAGCCCCCTTCTGGTAACAGTTGTGGAGTCAGATCCCAGACCACAGGGGCAGCCCAGGAGAGGCTACACAGCCAGCAGTCTGGACAGCTCTTCCTCTTGGAGAGAGAGGTGTAGTCATAATAGAGATCTTAGAAATTCTCAAAGAAATCACACTGTTTCATTCCACCTCAACAAACTGAAATACAACAGTACTGTGAAGGAATCTCGGAATGATATTTCACTTATTCTCAATGAGTATGCTGAATTCAACAAGGTGATGAAGAATAGCAACCAATTCATTTTCCAAGACAAAGAGCTAAATGATGTTTCTGGAGAAGCCACTGCTCAAGAGATGTATCTGCCTTTCCCAGGACGGTCAGCCTCCTATGAAGACATAATCATAGACGTGTGCACCAATTTGCACGTCAAACTAGGAAGTGTTGTGAAAGAGGCTTGTAAAAGTACCTTCCTGTTCTACCTTGTCGAAACAGAAGACAAATCATTCTTTCTAAGAACAAAG AACCTTCTGAGGAAAGGAGGCCATACAGAAATTGAACCTCAGCACTTCTGTCAGGCTTTCCACAGAGAGAATGATACACTAATCATCATCATCAGAAATGAAGATATATCATCACATTTGCATCAG ATTCCTTGTTTGCTGAAGCTGAAGCATTTCCCCAGTGTCATCTTTGCTGGAGTAGACAGCCCTGGAGATGTTCTTGATCACACCTACCAAGAACTGTTTCGTGCAGGAGGCTTTGTGATATCAGATGACAAGATACTAGAAGCTGTAACATTAG CTCAACTGAAGGAAATTATCAAAATCCtggaaaaactaaatggaaatgGAAGATGGAAGTGGTTGCTTCACTacagggaaaataaaaagctaaaagaagATGAAAG AGTGGATTCAACTGCACATAAGAAGAACATAATGTTGAAGTCATTTCAGAGTGCAAATATCATTGAATTGCTTCATTATCACCAGTGTGACTCTCGATCatcaacaaaagcagaaattctgaaatGTTTGCTAAACCTGCAAATTCAGCATATTGATGCCAGGTTTGCTGTCCTCCTAACAG acaagCCTACTATCCCCAGAGAAGTCTTTGAAAATAGTGGAATCCTTGTTACAGATGTAAATAACTTtatagaaaacatagaaaaaatagcAGCTCCATTTAGGAGTAGCTATTG GTGA